The proteins below come from a single Deltaproteobacteria bacterium genomic window:
- a CDS encoding winged helix-turn-helix transcriptional regulator, translated as MTKTRTDFPEVAQELQSQPHEILHFGTCRLDPQNEQLWRDQQAVRLTGKAFAVLRHLASRPSQLVSKRELLRAVWADTVVSHSTLTSCIKE; from the coding sequence ATGACGAAAACGCGAACGGACTTCCCGGAAGTAGCGCAAGAACTGCAGTCGCAACCACACGAAATCCTGCACTTTGGCACTTGCCGACTCGACCCTCAGAATGAGCAATTGTGGCGGGATCAGCAGGCTGTGCGACTGACAGGCAAAGCGTTCGCGGTCTTGCGTCATTTGGCATCGCGCCCGAGCCAGCTAGTGTCCAAGCGTGAATTATTGCGTGCTGTGTGGGCAGATACGGTCGTGAGTCACAGTACCCTGACTTCATGTATCAAAGAGTGA
- a CDS encoding DUF4911 domain-containing protein, whose amino-acid sequence MTQDRERFACQSHSLLIPPQLLILRVESASAKVQDFVWLRLQFLRYFREVRSRFRHADTPPFRHVCITGNARSRSFRDSLIEMHSMDLIEIYLRIQREDIALLKFVIESYEGIGIVRTIDRKKATVAILAMPDSIDHMWAVLQSLREDMEWYEIPTPQDQDDWLMETVKSEE is encoded by the coding sequence ATGACGCAAGACCGCGAACGCTTTGCCTGTCAGTCGCACAGCCTGCTGATCCCGCCACAATTGCTCATTCTGAGGGTCGAGTCGGCAAGTGCCAAAGTGCAGGATTTCGTGTGGTTGCGACTGCAGTTCTTGCGCTACTTCCGGGAAGTCCGTTCGCGTTTTCGTCATGCTGACACTCCTCCCTTTAGACACGTATGCATAACAGGGAACGCTCGCTCTCGCAGCTTCAGAGATTCACTGATAGAAATGCACTCTATGGACTTGATTGAAATTTATCTCCGCATTCAGCGTGAAGATATTGCGCTGCTCAAGTTCGTTATCGAATCGTACGAAGGCATCGGTATTGTACGCACCATCGACCGAAAAAAGGCGACGGTTGCAATCTTAGCGATGCCTGACTCGATTGACCATATGTGGGCAGTATTACAATCCCTACGTGAAGACATGGAATGGTACGAGATTCCCACCCCGCAGGATCAGGATGATTGGCTGATGGAAACAGTAAAGAGTGAAGAATAG
- the tatC gene encoding twin-arginine translocase subunit TatC, with protein MPLLGHLEELRWRLVKSLLAIAVAFIPSFMFVTTLFAFLLQPLHQLPDPPPVVGLAPAEAFFAKLKVAFIAAIFAALPVIFYQLWQFVAPGLYQHEKRYVFPFVLFGSFFFLLGAGFCYQVVLPVAYGFFLEEYKTIGVQATLRISEYFSFTSRMLLAFGVTFELPVLAFFFARVGIITHRTLLDFSRYAVVGIFIMAAVLTPGPDVASQLLLAGPLLLLYLVSIGVAYMFGKREAMSEALSVRSEE; from the coding sequence ATGCCGCTCCTGGGCCATTTGGAAGAATTGCGCTGGCGGCTGGTGAAGTCGCTACTGGCAATTGCGGTCGCCTTTATCCCCTCATTCATGTTCGTGACGACACTCTTTGCGTTTCTGTTGCAACCGTTACATCAACTTCCTGATCCACCACCAGTTGTCGGGCTTGCACCTGCAGAAGCCTTTTTCGCCAAACTCAAAGTGGCATTTATTGCCGCAATTTTCGCCGCGCTTCCGGTCATCTTTTATCAGCTCTGGCAGTTTGTCGCGCCAGGTTTATATCAACATGAGAAACGCTATGTGTTTCCCTTTGTGCTGTTTGGCAGTTTCTTTTTTCTCCTTGGTGCAGGTTTTTGCTACCAGGTGGTATTGCCAGTGGCATACGGGTTCTTTCTTGAAGAATATAAAACGATCGGAGTGCAAGCGACGCTGCGGATCAGCGAGTATTTTAGCTTCACCTCGCGTATGTTGTTGGCATTCGGTGTGACCTTCGAATTACCAGTGCTGGCATTTTTCTTTGCGCGCGTGGGGATCATCACTCACCGTACGTTGCTCGACTTTTCCCGCTATGCAGTGGTGGGAATTTTCATCATGGCAGCGGTGCTGACTCCCGGGCCGGACGTGGCTTCTCAACTTTTACTCGCCGGACCTCTGCTCCTGCTTTACCTCGTCAGCATCGGTGTGGCATACATGTTCGGTAAACGAGAGGCAATGAGTGAAGCATTGAGCGTGAGGAGTGAAGAATGA